The window ATACCGTTATTGGTTAATTTAATactaaatttaataaaatctattgtttgagaaaaataaataaataaataaatcttaGTCGTAACAATTTATGCAATGTAATAAATTAACGACgcctacaaaaataaaaataaaaataaacgagAATGGTGACTTATTAGTACTTTTATTTGGTCATAAAGTTGAGAGTATATAGAGTGAATATATTCAAGTTATTCCATTGGCatctaaattttaaaactaaaagaagCTATTGGTTTtggaccacctccaaggctCCACCTCAATTCAGGAGACCACGCCTGCCCCGCCCGAAAGCCTACGTAGAGAAGAAAcaaaagcagcagcagcagcagcgcCAGCAGCAACCGGTCACTCCCATTCCCACCAGGTGACTATCTTCTCTTCCTCCGCCGCTCTCTCTATTTCTAACccccttttctcttttctaaTTGCAAGTTTCAACCTTTTTTGTCCCCTTCTCCAATACCCACAAATCCTTTTCCCCAAAGAATCACGggtttaaattaaaaatcagATCTTGATTTTCTCCGGCCGAGAAATAGTTTAGTGTTTTGGTCCAATGGCTATTAAAGTTTCGTGGGATTTGAATCCCACTCCGCGAACTCGTAAATCTGTTGGGATTTTAAGggtttgtaaatttttatttgtggAGGATTTGGGAATTTCGGCCTGCTTGTAAATGCCGGATCCTCGTTGAGAATAAGCGGTTTCGGGACCCAAAGTAATGAGACTTTTAGGCGGGTCGGCACACTCTACTGAATACaacttgggtttttttttttttttttttttggggaaaaatTGAATGGTTTTGCTTTGTTTGGTTGCTCGGAAAAAGTGGGAGAAAggaaatgattttttttggtattCTGAATGTTCCATTTTTTCATTGCTCAGGACAGTAGAAGACAAAATGGCGCCAGTCGTTGAGCTTAATACAAGGTGACTTCTTCACTTTATATGGAAGGAAGGAGTGTCAATTTCgtttcctttatttatttatttttcgaaAATCTGCtctgtttttcattttcttagaAAAGTGAGGCAAACTGGAAGATAGATTTTTGAACTTTTGTTAATGGTGTGTTCTCAGGATTGGTGGGTGCTTAGTTTTTGATGCATGCTTGTAGGTTTTAGGAGGCTGAAAATGGCGGACTCAAACTCTGTTGACGTTATTCTGGACTTTCTGCGGAAGAATAGGTTTTCAAGAGCAGAGGCAGCTCTGCGAAGTGAGCTTGGTAATCGCTCTGATTTGAATGGTTTCCTTCAGAAGCTTACTCTTGAAGAGAAGGATTCAGGTCGTTTGTTGGAAGCTGAAAACGGGGACAAGCTAGTGGTGGAAAATCAAGGCTTGGGATCTCGGAATGGTGGTGAAGTCTATAAGGAACTTATAGTGAAAGAGATAGAGTGTGGAACTGGTAGAAATGGGTCTGaaagcaaattgaaaaatgCTGCTTCTATTGGGGAGCGGAATAAGTCTATTGAGGTGGCTGGGACAAATCACAAGAGCTTTGCATTCTCTAAAGGTTTAGAGGACACCGTGCTTGATTTATATTCTTGGAAGTCCAGTCCGAGCAATGGACCTGCAGAACCTTATCAAAATGATGGTGGTGGTATTATCGCTAACTTCCCAGAGCCTCAGATATCCCAACAATCAAAGAATCATACAACTGAAGTTCCTGATTCAGGTAAAGCCATTGTGAAATATGGAGAAGAGATTAGCTTTTCTGGTGAAAAGAAAACCTCTTGGTCTGGAAGTACTAGCAAAGCTAGTGTCGAATTCAAGTGTGACAGAACCCAAACAAGCGAACCTAAGGAACTTGAACAACTTAAGACGAGTACCATGGTTTTCAAAGAAAATGCAGCAGGGAATCCTTGGTCAAGAATCGAAGAACCAACGAATCCACCTTCAGAGATGTGGAAAGATTGTTCCGTCAAGACCGCGTTTCCTTTCTCCAAGGGTGATGTGTCAACGAGTTATGATAGTGCTCCTGGTTCTGacaaaaaagaaggaaagagaaaaactGAGTTGGCTGATATTAGGGCAACAGTAAAGGAGCAGGTTGATGAGGTGGGAAGAGCTTTATACTTAAGCCAGTCACAAGGGATTTCTGAGCAAAAGACCATTAGTAATTTAGTTTTTCCTATTTTGTCTGAGAATCAAAAGGAAGAGTTCCCTAGGCTGCCACCCGTCAAACTCAAGTCAGAGGACAAACCAAATGTTAATTGGGAGGAAAAGTTTGAAAGAGACGGACCAGGCGCAAAACTCAGCATTGCTGACAATGCTCATCTTATTGGGTCATATTTGGATGTACCTATTGGACAAGAAATCAACTCTTCAGGTTAGTTTTTGATacactttgttttgttttaggtAGCTATTGCAGACGtcagtttaattttttttactggTTTTCAAGACTTAAAATCATTGCACACCTTTTTATTCGTATGTGCTTTACCTCAATGATCATTTTTACCCATTCCTTTGTGTGCTTAGATAAGTAGAGTTTGTCTTGAACATTCCTCAAATATTGGATTTCTGAAGTTGTTCAAAGTCAAATTTCTTGTCACATTATCTTGGTTGTTTTGATATGTCTAGTCTCTAATTTCTTCTTTAAAGATTATGGTTCAGGTGGAAAAAGGCCTGTAGGAGGTAGTTGGCTGTCTGTAAGTCAGGGGATTGCAGAGGACGCATCTGATCTGGTTTCTGGTTTTGCTACTGTTGGTGATGGTTTGAGTGAATCGATTGACTACCCATATTGGGACTCTGATgaatatgatgatgatgatgatgtcgGATACATGAGACAACCGATTGAAGATGAGGCGTGGTTTTTGGCCCATGAAATTGATTACCCTAGTGACAATGAAAAAGGAACAGGTCATGGCAGTGTTCCAGATCCACAGGAAAGGGGTCCAACCAAAGATGAGGATGATGATCAATCTTTTGCTGAGGAGGATTCTTATTTCTCTGGTGAGCGGTGCTTCCAAGCGAAAAATGTTGAACCGATTATAAGTTCAGATGATCCTATAGGATTATCAGTGACTGAATTGTATGGGAGAACTGATGATAATGGTTTAATAGCTCAATATGATGGACAATTGATGGATGAAGAGGAGCTTAATTTAATGCGTTCAGAACCTGTCTGGCAGGGCTTTGTCACTCAGACCAATGAACTCATCATGTTAGGGAATGGGAAAGTTGTGAATGAGAGTGGAAGGCCACGTTTGGAGGAGGTTTGTGTGGATGACGACCAGCTTGGTTCAGTAAGATCAATAGGTGTGGGAATCAATAGCGATGCTGCTGATATCGGCAGCGAAGTGCGGGAAAGTTTGATTGGTGGCAGTAGTGAAGGGGATCTAGAATACTTTCGGGACCATGATGTAGGAATTGGTGGGCCACAGAAGAATCATCAGGACTCAGATAAGAAACGTATTGATAGACTTGAGAGGGATAAGAAGAAAACTAGTAAACATGAGGCAAGTAAATATATAGTTGAGAATGATAATGGTGTATTTAGACAGAAGAAAAATCATTCAGAAGGGGGATTTTCATTCCCGCCGCCACTGAGAGATGGACAATTGGTGCAGGCAAGCTCTAGTAAACCGTTATGGTCAAACAACTTCAATGCTGTTGTCACTGAAGAACCTGATGATGATAACATGCTTGCTTCATGGAGGGAGAAAAGTAACGAGTCCTCACCTAGAATGAGTTCTAGGGATGAAAGAAATGCTAATGCTGTTAGATCCACAAACTCTACTCCCTCAACGCTCTCTAATTATGCTTATGCTGAAAGAGAGCACGCCaagcaagaagaagatgagaaaaTTGCTGCTGTTAGGGAAGAAGATACGGGGGCATCACTTGAGGATGAAGAGGCGGCTGCTGTGCAAGAACAAGTAAGGCAAATAAAGGCTCAAGAGGAAGAGTTTGAGACCTTCAACCTCAAGATTGTGCACAGGAAAAACAGGCACGTCCTCACCTATTCACCAATCTCAAATATAAACTAATTGATCATGGTTCGTTACAGGAGAATGTGCTTTGGGCATTGGATTTTTCTGTTTACACCAATAATACATTTTGAAATGCTCTGGAAACTTTTGAAACTGTAGTGTTAGACCTTGTTTTCTTCAAGATAGAAGAATAATACCTTAATTACTCCCCTCTATCTATCTGTCTATCTCTCTCATTgattcctttatttttttttctgtataaCATAAAACAGCATTATGACAACACAATCCCCCTAAATTTGAAACAGCTTTATTGTGTGATTTCTTCTGTTGAGAGACGTGTACTCTTGTGATAGACTTTAGTCTTTCGGCTTTTGCTGATGTTTCTCGCTACTTTGAAGCTCTTCAttgctattttttttatcattggcTACTTGACTTTCTTCTGATTTGAACCCCATGTTTTTGTTCCACAGAACTGGCTTTGAGGAGgacaaaaattttcaagttgttttgAATTCTGTATTAGCTGGCCGCTATCATGTTACTGAATATCTTGGATCAGCAGCATTCAGCAAAGCCATACAAGCTCATGATCTACATACAGGCATGGATGTGTGTGTGAAAATTATAAAGAACAACAAAGACTTCTTTGATCAGAGCCTTGATGAGATAAAGCTTCTCAAATACGTCAATAAGCATGATCCTGGTGACAAGTATCACATTCTTCGGTTGTACGATTACTTCTACTATCGAGTAAGGAAATGCACAATTTGATATTTACTTTAACAACGTTCTCTTTCAAACCTTTCAACCAGTCGATACTACCCCGGAGAGCGGTTATCTTATTTGGTCGCTTTTATAAGACTTTGAGATAGATAATTGTTTCATATGTGTCCATTTATTTGCTAGATTGGTATGACTCGTCTTTCATTGTCTTGTGTACCTGGGACTCATATGCTTCATGGCAGTGCCTTTATGTTAGCATAGGGAGGCAAAAACTTGAAATCTTTGTGTATCTATTCTGTGGTTAGTCATGTCAAGATTGAGATTTCTTTGGGGGCAGGTTTTTACAGTCATTTATATTCCCAACTTGTGCCTCCTGCATTGATCTTGTTTGTGCATTTATAAATTACATATTTCTCTCAATGAATTTTAATTAGTTAGAATTTACTTTGTGTTGTAGGAACATTTGTTAATAGTATGTGAACTTCTCAAAGCAAACTTGTATGAATTTCATAAATTTAATCGGGAGTCAGGAGGGGAGGTCTACTTCACAATGCCACGACTGCAGGTTTGTTTAGTTCCATTTTCTATTTGACAACTGTTTAGTTTTTTTATGCTGGTGTTTAAGGTTTATTGAATTTTTATGCAGTCAATTACGATTCAGTGTCTAGAGGCGCTTCAGTTTTTGCATGGCCTTGGCATGATACACTGTGACTTGAAGCCTGAGAATATACTGGTCAAAAGCTACAGTAGATGTGAGGTCAAAGTCATTGATCTTGGGAGTAGTTGCTTTGAGACGGATCATCTCTGCTCCTACGTTCAGTCCAGATCCTATCGTGCTCCTGAGGTTATCTTGGGACTTCCATATGATAAGAAGATAGATATATGGTCGCTTGGCTGCATCTTGGCTGAACTTTGTACTGGCAATGTAAGTGCTATGCATCTATGTATACTTATCGTTAGATTTTATTTTCCTAATACAAATGTTTGGATTATTGATTAGAGCATGTGGTTGTTATTTTAGTTTTGGTTGTATCTGTTTCTTTAAGTTATTACAAACATGGTTACTAGATATTGACTTTGTTTAATTATCTGGTATTTGAGATCTGTTAATGTTATGCTCTAACCTGACTGCTGGTTGAAGTAAATCTCAGCTTCTGTAAGAATACTGGTTTATTAGGAGTAACATTACGGGTTTGTCTGTCTGtgtacatgaagttgtgactaTTATTGTTCTATATTATTGCCCCTTATAAGTATCTGTGATTCATCCATAAATCCGTTCTAGTGGATGCGGAGATGAACAACTTAACACTAATTCATGAGATTGTGTTTTGATAAAtgacaaaacaaaacaagtgtGTTTTTTATATATTGTTATGCAGACTTGTCTATTCAACGACGTTGCTATAAATTCCTGTCGTTTTGTGAACAGTTTGGTGCCTGCAAAGTCAAACTAAAGAAATATGAAGTTTATACCAGAATTTTGATCATGTCTCAATACGGGTTGAGTCATCATTTTGCAATACACCGAATATATATTCTCCTGACATTTAGGCAGGAAATGGAGTTATATCATTGTGTCAGTATATCATGTTTGTTCTTCATTCAGAGATTCAGCTGTACATAGAATAAAGTACAGATAATATACTGAACAGAAATCTTTCTCAGTACAAGCTATGTATGTATATTGTGATTCGAATTCGATAAGCTACAAGTtttctgaaaaagaaaaaaatcatgatACTGGTGCTAAATGTAGAAATGAACTTGCTTTGTGTAGGTACTCTTCCAGAATGATTCCCCTGCAACTTTACTTGCACGGGTGATGGGAATCATTTCCCCTATTGATCAAGGCATGCTAGCCAAAGGACGTGATACATACAAATACTTcacaaaaaatcacatgcttTATGAACGGAATCAGGTAAGCCATATGGTTTTGAGTTAATTACTCCATTTATTTAATAAATCTTTGTTAATTCACAGATCAGCCTTCTCCAATTTTGTCGTGTTCGTTTTTGTACAAACACCGGTAACCTTAGTTTACAGGTATTCATGTATTTGTTATTTATCTCGTAAACGGTGCTGTTCTTCTCTGTTCTTCAGGAAACAAACAGACTGGAATACCTGATACCAAAGAAGACATCCTTGAGGCACAGGCTTCCAATGGGGGACCAAGGCTTCATAGACTTCGTTGCTCATCTGCTTGAGATAAACCCGAAGAAGCGCCCTTCTGcatctgaagctctgaagcacCCGTGGCTATCATATCCTTACGAACCCATATCATCTTGAACACTCGCACGGTATGAAGATGCTCTTGGTAAAGACAAGATAGTGCAGTTGCGCTTGCATTTCGGAGTTTTGGGCGTCCAATTTATGAAGGGGCCAGCATTTGATTCCACAATGGAACCGGTCATACATATGTTAGATTTCGGCCCTCGGCGTTGCTGCACGATGCATTGAAAGGtgtgtttggtttttgtttgaAATACCTTTCGGTCCTCCCCCCTTACCAAGTTGTATTCCAAAATTAACTGTAATCCAAGAGTGTAATTTTGCACGCACCGACTGTATTCTTAGGGTTCTTCTTTCTTCGCTTTGTTTGATCGGGGGGAGGGGGAAAATCATCTTGGAATCGTGTTGTACATGAGTGTGTGATATTCTTTTAGGTAATTTAGTAATTATCTTGTGAAACTCTCCCTGTCCAATTTTGCTCTACTTTCGGATGCCGTTTATCTTCTTAAAACATTCAGAAGTTGCAGCTTTCATGTCCTCACAAACTTACACGGTTTGCCTTCAATTAGCTTAAACTACCAGTCCATCAAACGAGTTGAATGAACGTAACATAAAAATGTAGGGCTTGAGTTATCATGACTAAAAGCGCTTTTGACAACGTTATACAACGGAGAAGCACCTTCTTGcgtttttaagtgcttttttcAAAAGTAATTGGATTGTGGTCGGGTTGGGCTTCAGTAGATTGGGCTTGAGTTAAATATGTGCGGattgaaaaaattgaacatGGGCCGGATCAGAATACTCGGCCCAAATTGCAGTGGTATGAGGGGGAGGTGGAGAGGAGGAGAATGTAGAAAACGCCGTGGCCCTCCAACCTCAGATTGGATTTTGCCAATTTGCATATTTTCGTTCGTCGAGAAAAATGGAGGACGACGGACAACCGTCGGATGGAGAAGCAGCAGCATCCGCAGCGGAAAAAACGTCACTCTTCCCCGTCGTACCCGCCTCTCAGCAAATCACAAGCGTCCCGCCGTGGCTTTCTAATACCAGCTTCACCACCCAACTCTCCGCCATAAACGACGCCGTCGCCGCACACTTCAAACCCGAGCCTCCGCCGTCACCGCCCGCGCCGCAAGAACATGAACAGGGGGATGTGCGGTCGCAAGCGCAGCCGTACGAGATGCTGGAGTCTTCTTCTGGATCCGATAGGAGcgacgagagagagaggacgaagaagaagaagaagaagaagaagagtaagaggaggaagaggaggaggagagagagctcCGTCGAGAGAGGAAGCGGAGCGTTCGCCGATTATGGGTCAAGGAAGTCCGGTGTTCGGGTTTGGGCCGACTCCGAGACTAAACCTTCCAAAGATTATTACCTCGATTCTCATGGGGACCGTGACAATTTGGCCTTTGGAAGTTTGTACAGGTATTTTGCTATTTCAGCTAAATTGCTAATTGCTATTTCAGCTAAATTGCTAATTGCTATTTTAGTCAAATTATTGTGCTAAATTGCTAATTGCTATGATAAATTGCTATGTTAGTCAAATTATTGTGCTAAATTGCTAATTACTATGcttaaagtttaaatttttcATGTTTATATGTATTTTCTGAGCAAAtcaatgaatttttttatgctaggaattgagcCAAATTTGTAGGATTCGTTTGTTATGACTGatgaggttgaagcttttgaTTGACTCGAACTAATTTGTAATTCTAATGCAGAATGGACATTGCTCGCTACAAACCTTATGGTCTTGCTGAGCTATCCGGGTCTGATTTTCGAGGTTTGTCCTGGTGGAACAAGACAGGTTCGACATTGGATAGAGATgctgatgttgaagctttgggtGGGAAACTAAAATCTGCTGGTCGATATTGGTCTGCAAAGTACATGGCTTTGGAACGGCATAAGAACCTAAAGCGTGCTCGTATACTTGTCCCCAGAGACCTTGACATTACAGTTTCCGGAGATTTTATTCCTTTAACAGATGCTCAAACATCTGATGACGAATGTGTTGATGGTGATGATCCACTCTCAAGAACTTCAGTGGTTGAAGAGTCTTGGGAAGATGAAGTGCTGCGCAAAACACGTGAGTTTAACAAACTGACAAGGGAGCACCCCCATGACGAAAAGGTTTGGTTAGATTTTGCAGAGTTCCAAGACAGGGTTGCTGATATGCAACCCCAGAAAGGTGCTCGCTTGCAGATTCTGGAAAAAAAGATTAGCATACTGGAGAAGGCGGCAGAGCTTAACCCAGATAATGAGGAACTGTTGTTTCCTCTTCTAAAGGCTTATCAAAGGAGGGACAACTCTGATGTATTAATTAGTAGATGGGAAAAGATACTTATACAGCATTCAGGAAGTTACAAGTTGTGGAGAGAATTTTTGCGCGTCATTCAAGGGG is drawn from Malus domestica chromosome 14, GDT2T_hap1 and contains these coding sequences:
- the LOC103455670 gene encoding uncharacterized protein isoform X1, with amino-acid sequence MLVGFRRLKMADSNSVDVILDFLRKNRFSRAEAALRSELGNRSDLNGFLQKLTLEEKDSGRLLEAENGDKLVVENQGLGSRNGGEVYKELIVKEIECGTGRNGSESKLKNAASIGERNKSIEVAGTNHKSFAFSKGLEDTVLDLYSWKSSPSNGPAEPYQNDGGGIIANFPEPQISQQSKNHTTEVPDSGKAIVKYGEEISFSGEKKTSWSGSTSKASVEFKCDRTQTSEPKELEQLKTSTMVFKENAAGNPWSRIEEPTNPPSEMWKDCSVKTAFPFSKGDVSTSYDSAPGSDKKEGKRKTELADIRATVKEQVDEVGRALYLSQSQGISEQKTISNLVFPILSENQKEEFPRLPPVKLKSEDKPNVNWEEKFERDGPGAKLSIADNAHLIGSYLDVPIGQEINSSDYGSGGKRPVGGSWLSVSQGIAEDASDLVSGFATVGDGLSESIDYPYWDSDEYDDDDDVGYMRQPIEDEAWFLAHEIDYPSDNEKGTGHGSVPDPQERGPTKDEDDDQSFAEEDSYFSGERCFQAKNVEPIISSDDPIGLSVTELYGRTDDNGLIAQYDGQLMDEEELNLMRSEPVWQGFVTQTNELIMLGNGKVVNESGRPRLEEVCVDDDQLGSVRSIGVGINSDAADIGSEVRESLIGGSSEGDLEYFRDHDVGIGGPQKNHQDSDKKRIDRLERDKKKTSKHEASKYIVENDNGVFRQKKNHSEGGFSFPPPLRDGQLVQASSSKPLWSNNFNAVVTEEPDDDNMLASWREKSNESSPRMSSRDERNANAVRSTNSTPSTLSNYAYAEREHAKQEEDEKIAAVREEDTGASLEDEEAAAVQEQVRQIKAQEEEFETFNLKIVHRKNRTGFEEDKNFQVVLNSVLAGRYHVTEYLGSAAFSKAIQAHDLHTGMDVCVKIIKNNKDFFDQSLDEIKLLKYVNKHDPGDKYHILRLYDYFYYREHLLIVCELLKANLYEFHKFNRESGGEVYFTMPRLQSITIQCLEALQFLHGLGMIHCDLKPENILVKSYSRCEVKVIDLGSSCFETDHLCSYVQSRSYRAPEVILGLPYDKKIDIWSLGCILAELCTGNVLFQNDSPATLLARVMGIISPIDQGMLAKGRDTYKYFTKNHMLYERNQETNRLEYLIPKKTSLRHRLPMGDQGFIDFVAHLLEINPKKRPSASEALKHPWLSYPYEPISS
- the LOC103455670 gene encoding uncharacterized protein isoform X2 — its product is MLVGFRRLKMADSNSVDVILDFLRKNRFSRAEAALRSELGNRSDLNGFLQKLTLEEKDSGRLLEAENGDKLVVENQGLGSRNGGEVYKELIVKEIECGTGRNGSESKLKNAASIGERNKSIEVAGTNHKSFAFSKGLEDTVLDLYSWKSSPSNGPAEPYQNDGGGIIANFPEPQISQQSKNHTTEVPDSGKAIVKYGEEISFSGEKKTSWSGSTSKASVEFKCDRTQTSEPKELEQLKTSTMVFKENAAGNPWSRIEEPTNPPSEMWKDCSVKTAFPFSKGDVSTSYDSAPGSDKKEGKRKTELADIRATVKEQVDEVGRALYLSQSQGISEQKTISNLVFPILSENQKEEFPRLPPVKLKSEDKPNVNWEEKFERDGPGAKLSIADNAHLIGSYLDVPIGQEINSSGGKRPVGGSWLSVSQGIAEDASDLVSGFATVGDGLSESIDYPYWDSDEYDDDDDVGYMRQPIEDEAWFLAHEIDYPSDNEKGTGHGSVPDPQERGPTKDEDDDQSFAEEDSYFSGERCFQAKNVEPIISSDDPIGLSVTELYGRTDDNGLIAQYDGQLMDEEELNLMRSEPVWQGFVTQTNELIMLGNGKVVNESGRPRLEEVCVDDDQLGSVRSIGVGINSDAADIGSEVRESLIGGSSEGDLEYFRDHDVGIGGPQKNHQDSDKKRIDRLERDKKKTSKHEASKYIVENDNGVFRQKKNHSEGGFSFPPPLRDGQLVQASSSKPLWSNNFNAVVTEEPDDDNMLASWREKSNESSPRMSSRDERNANAVRSTNSTPSTLSNYAYAEREHAKQEEDEKIAAVREEDTGASLEDEEAAAVQEQVRQIKAQEEEFETFNLKIVHRKNRTGFEEDKNFQVVLNSVLAGRYHVTEYLGSAAFSKAIQAHDLHTGMDVCVKIIKNNKDFFDQSLDEIKLLKYVNKHDPGDKYHILRLYDYFYYREHLLIVCELLKANLYEFHKFNRESGGEVYFTMPRLQSITIQCLEALQFLHGLGMIHCDLKPENILVKSYSRCEVKVIDLGSSCFETDHLCSYVQSRSYRAPEVILGLPYDKKIDIWSLGCILAELCTGNVLFQNDSPATLLARVMGIISPIDQGMLAKGRDTYKYFTKNHMLYERNQETNRLEYLIPKKTSLRHRLPMGDQGFIDFVAHLLEINPKKRPSASEALKHPWLSYPYEPISS
- the LOC103455670 gene encoding uncharacterized protein isoform X3, which produces MADSNSVDVILDFLRKNRFSRAEAALRSELGNRSDLNGFLQKLTLEEKDSGRLLEAENGDKLVVENQGLGSRNGGEVYKELIVKEIECGTGRNGSESKLKNAASIGERNKSIEVAGTNHKSFAFSKGLEDTVLDLYSWKSSPSNGPAEPYQNDGGGIIANFPEPQISQQSKNHTTEVPDSGKAIVKYGEEISFSGEKKTSWSGSTSKASVEFKCDRTQTSEPKELEQLKTSTMVFKENAAGNPWSRIEEPTNPPSEMWKDCSVKTAFPFSKGDVSTSYDSAPGSDKKEGKRKTELADIRATVKEQVDEVGRALYLSQSQGISEQKTISNLVFPILSENQKEEFPRLPPVKLKSEDKPNVNWEEKFERDGPGAKLSIADNAHLIGSYLDVPIGQEINSSDYGSGGKRPVGGSWLSVSQGIAEDASDLVSGFATVGDGLSESIDYPYWDSDEYDDDDDVGYMRQPIEDEAWFLAHEIDYPSDNEKGTGHGSVPDPQERGPTKDEDDDQSFAEEDSYFSGERCFQAKNVEPIISSDDPIGLSVTELYGRTDDNGLIAQYDGQLMDEEELNLMRSEPVWQGFVTQTNELIMLGNGKVVNESGRPRLEEVCVDDDQLGSVRSIGVGINSDAADIGSEVRESLIGGSSEGDLEYFRDHDVGIGGPQKNHQDSDKKRIDRLERDKKKTSKHEASKYIVENDNGVFRQKKNHSEGGFSFPPPLRDGQLVQASSSKPLWSNNFNAVVTEEPDDDNMLASWREKSNESSPRMSSRDERNANAVRSTNSTPSTLSNYAYAEREHAKQEEDEKIAAVREEDTGASLEDEEAAAVQEQVRQIKAQEEEFETFNLKIVHRKNRTGFEEDKNFQVVLNSVLAGRYHVTEYLGSAAFSKAIQAHDLHTGMDVCVKIIKNNKDFFDQSLDEIKLLKYVNKHDPGDKYHILRLYDYFYYREHLLIVCELLKANLYEFHKFNRESGGEVYFTMPRLQSITIQCLEALQFLHGLGMIHCDLKPENILVKSYSRCEVKVIDLGSSCFETDHLCSYVQSRSYRAPEVILGLPYDKKIDIWSLGCILAELCTGNVLFQNDSPATLLARVMGIISPIDQGMLAKGRDTYKYFTKNHMLYERNQETNRLEYLIPKKTSLRHRLPMGDQGFIDFVAHLLEINPKKRPSASEALKHPWLSYPYEPISS
- the LOC103455670 gene encoding uncharacterized protein isoform X4, coding for MADSNSVDVILDFLRKNRFSRAEAALRSELGNRSDLNGFLQKLTLEEKDSGRLLEAENGDKLVVENQGLGSRNGGEVYKELIVKEIECGTGRNGSESKLKNAASIGERNKSIEVAGTNHKSFAFSKGLEDTVLDLYSWKSSPSNGPAEPYQNDGGGIIANFPEPQISQQSKNHTTEVPDSGKAIVKYGEEISFSGEKKTSWSGSTSKASVEFKCDRTQTSEPKELEQLKTSTMVFKENAAGNPWSRIEEPTNPPSEMWKDCSVKTAFPFSKGDVSTSYDSAPGSDKKEGKRKTELADIRATVKEQVDEVGRALYLSQSQGISEQKTISNLVFPILSENQKEEFPRLPPVKLKSEDKPNVNWEEKFERDGPGAKLSIADNAHLIGSYLDVPIGQEINSSGGKRPVGGSWLSVSQGIAEDASDLVSGFATVGDGLSESIDYPYWDSDEYDDDDDVGYMRQPIEDEAWFLAHEIDYPSDNEKGTGHGSVPDPQERGPTKDEDDDQSFAEEDSYFSGERCFQAKNVEPIISSDDPIGLSVTELYGRTDDNGLIAQYDGQLMDEEELNLMRSEPVWQGFVTQTNELIMLGNGKVVNESGRPRLEEVCVDDDQLGSVRSIGVGINSDAADIGSEVRESLIGGSSEGDLEYFRDHDVGIGGPQKNHQDSDKKRIDRLERDKKKTSKHEASKYIVENDNGVFRQKKNHSEGGFSFPPPLRDGQLVQASSSKPLWSNNFNAVVTEEPDDDNMLASWREKSNESSPRMSSRDERNANAVRSTNSTPSTLSNYAYAEREHAKQEEDEKIAAVREEDTGASLEDEEAAAVQEQVRQIKAQEEEFETFNLKIVHRKNRTGFEEDKNFQVVLNSVLAGRYHVTEYLGSAAFSKAIQAHDLHTGMDVCVKIIKNNKDFFDQSLDEIKLLKYVNKHDPGDKYHILRLYDYFYYREHLLIVCELLKANLYEFHKFNRESGGEVYFTMPRLQSITIQCLEALQFLHGLGMIHCDLKPENILVKSYSRCEVKVIDLGSSCFETDHLCSYVQSRSYRAPEVILGLPYDKKIDIWSLGCILAELCTGNVLFQNDSPATLLARVMGIISPIDQGMLAKGRDTYKYFTKNHMLYERNQETNRLEYLIPKKTSLRHRLPMGDQGFIDFVAHLLEINPKKRPSASEALKHPWLSYPYEPISS